From the genome of Ornithobacterium rhinotracheale, one region includes:
- a CDS encoding SusC/RagA family TonB-linked outer membrane protein, translating to MSIQANHDNGLLKSKKQYSWNNNINRWVYNFQNNISYKLLEGTKIDLRMNAQIRKRTAGNYNSSDLFKKLLRTNPIAFPITFPEELTPADDIGNHINFGTAIISGNETRENLYETLLNSFKEERQNTINTSLKVTQDLKFITKGLSANVLFNFKNWSYSSYHQSIQGFRYRLKDGSYNPDTGEFEIERVGTSGSQYISQSDISKNGDNTFVVTAQVNYARKFKKHNLSGMVLYNQREFRNSILPRRNQSYSARLNYSYNEKYLAELSAGYTGTERLQKKDRFEFFPSISLGWVVSREDFFSPLANTVNFLKLRGSYGLAGSDDTGLNAGAEHFLYRDKVKLQSDGYEYRTGENLGFHRKGVEMVSYAVRNARWEKVKQFDIGFEALLFNKLNLTVDYFDNDRYDILLKREAWPQMLGYHNSKPWSNKGRVRSWGYDGSVSFRTNITSDLSMALRGNFTYVNNKYIDVDDPEYEYTWRSRTGYPLHYTYGYIAEGLFKSQEEIDNSPRQDLGSTPKPGDIKYRDVTGDGKITNDDQVMISRYGKQPRLQYGFGINLFYKKFDLNLFFNGSAKRTIMSGLLSPFGQGDQAVFQLIADRRWTENNPNPNAEYPRLGLLSADTQNNSPNSTYWMRDGSFLRFKTIEIGYKFKYGRVFLEGNNIALFSKFKDWDPELSWHSYPLQRTYNLGVQLHF from the coding sequence ATGAGTATTCAAGCTAATCACGATAATGGTCTCCTTAAATCTAAAAAGCAATATTCTTGGAATAACAATATTAATCGCTGGGTGTACAACTTCCAAAATAATATTTCATATAAATTACTGGAAGGGACTAAAATTGATTTGAGAATGAACGCCCAGATTCGCAAAAGAACCGCGGGGAATTACAACTCTAGCGACTTGTTTAAAAAATTATTACGCACAAATCCCATTGCTTTCCCTATTACTTTTCCAGAGGAGCTAACTCCTGCTGATGATATAGGAAACCATATCAACTTTGGTACTGCCATTATCTCTGGGAATGAGACGAGAGAGAATTTATATGAAACTTTGTTAAACTCTTTTAAAGAGGAAAGACAAAATACCATTAACACCTCGCTCAAAGTAACTCAAGACTTAAAATTCATTACCAAAGGATTAAGCGCCAATGTGTTGTTTAACTTTAAAAACTGGTCTTATTCTAGCTACCATCAATCAATTCAAGGTTTTAGATATAGATTAAAAGACGGCAGCTACAATCCCGACACAGGTGAATTTGAGATTGAACGAGTGGGAACAAGTGGCTCTCAATACATCTCACAATCAGATATTTCCAAAAATGGAGACAACACCTTTGTAGTTACAGCACAAGTTAATTATGCTAGAAAATTTAAGAAACACAATCTATCTGGAATGGTTTTGTATAACCAAAGAGAGTTTAGAAACAGTATACTCCCTAGAAGAAACCAAAGCTACTCTGCTAGGCTTAACTACTCTTACAATGAAAAATATTTAGCAGAGCTAAGTGCCGGCTATACAGGAACTGAGCGTTTACAGAAAAAAGACCGCTTTGAGTTCTTCCCAAGTATCTCGCTTGGCTGGGTAGTCAGCAGAGAAGACTTCTTCTCTCCGCTAGCGAATACAGTAAACTTCTTAAAACTAAGAGGCTCTTACGGATTAGCTGGTAGCGATGACACAGGGCTAAACGCTGGCGCTGAGCACTTCCTATACCGCGATAAGGTAAAATTACAATCTGATGGGTATGAATATAGAACTGGGGAAAACTTAGGATTCCACAGAAAAGGGGTTGAAATGGTTAGCTACGCTGTGAGAAATGCAAGATGGGAAAAGGTAAAACAATTCGACATTGGATTTGAGGCATTGTTATTTAATAAATTAAACCTAACTGTAGACTACTTTGACAATGATAGATATGACATCTTGCTCAAAAGAGAAGCTTGGCCACAAATGCTAGGATATCATAACTCAAAACCTTGGTCTAACAAAGGTAGAGTTAGAAGCTGGGGATATGATGGAAGTGTAAGCTTTAGAACAAATATTACAAGTGACTTATCAATGGCTCTAAGAGGGAACTTCACCTATGTTAATAACAAGTACATAGATGTAGATGACCCTGAGTATGAATACACTTGGAGAAGCCGCACTGGCTACCCACTACACTACACCTATGGCTATATTGCAGAGGGCTTATTCAAATCTCAAGAAGAGATTGACAATAGCCCTAGACAAGACTTAGGAAGTACACCAAAACCAGGGGACATCAAATACCGAGATGTAACGGGTGATGGTAAAATTACAAATGATGACCAAGTGATGATTTCAAGATATGGCAAACAGCCAAGATTGCAATATGGTTTCGGCATCAACCTATTCTATAAAAAATTTGACTTAAACCTATTCTTCAACGGCTCTGCTAAAAGAACCATTATGTCTGGATTATTATCTCCATTTGGACAAGGAGACCAGGCTGTATTCCAGCTAATCGCTGATAGACGCTGGACTGAAAACAACCCTAACCCAAATGCTGAGTACCCTAGATTAGGATTATTAAGTGCAGACACTCAAAACAATAGCCCTAATAGCACATATTGGATGAGAGATGGTAGCTTCTTACGATTTAAAACAATTGAAATTGGCTATAAATTCAAATACGGTAGAGTATTCCTTGAAGGAAACAATATAGCGCTATTTAGTAAATTCAAAGATTGGGATCCTGAACTTAGTTGGCATTCTTATCCTTTACAAAGAACTTATAACCTTGGTGTACAACTTCACTTTTAA
- a CDS encoding TonB-dependent receptor plug domain-containing protein, whose protein sequence is MRQKTIWSSLFLLFFTTVVLGQITGKVEDEFGPLEAAEVTIKGSGAQTQTNEKGEFSIDGKVGDVLIITNPTTMSEATFPVKSLKMGLLKVRESEVNLDVVVGYGKQKRASVTGAITSVKGADLRMSSSSLTSSFAGQMAGVIATANSGEPGSGASFYIRGIGTFGGRATPLILLDDVEISISDLNNIPTETIESFSILKDASATAIYGSRGANGVMLVKTKSGNHNEKTRIGVSFEYSINKPVGFPNFVDGPTWMELYNEALISRNPTANPRFSEETINNTRNGVNPYVYPNVNWKDVLFRDFSMGQKANINIQGGVIRQPTI, encoded by the coding sequence ATGAGGCAAAAAACAATCTGGAGTAGTTTATTTCTACTCTTTTTTACCACGGTAGTCTTAGGACAGATTACGGGTAAAGTAGAAGATGAATTCGGGCCTTTGGAGGCTGCCGAAGTCACTATTAAGGGGTCTGGCGCACAGACTCAGACCAATGAGAAGGGTGAATTCTCAATTGATGGTAAGGTGGGTGATGTCTTGATTATCACCAATCCTACTACGATGAGTGAAGCCACTTTTCCTGTAAAAAGTTTAAAAATGGGGCTTTTAAAAGTCCGCGAAAGTGAGGTGAACCTAGATGTTGTCGTAGGTTATGGTAAGCAAAAAAGAGCTTCCGTAACTGGTGCAATTACTAGTGTTAAAGGGGCAGATTTGAGAATGTCCTCTTCATCGCTCACAAGCTCATTTGCTGGGCAGATGGCTGGTGTCATTGCCACGGCCAATAGTGGTGAGCCTGGCTCTGGGGCTAGTTTCTACATTCGTGGAATCGGGACTTTTGGCGGTAGGGCTACGCCGCTTATCTTGCTGGACGATGTTGAAATTAGTATTAGCGACTTGAACAATATCCCAACAGAGACTATTGAGAGTTTCTCTATCTTAAAAGATGCTTCTGCTACAGCTATTTATGGTTCTCGTGGGGCTAATGGGGTGATGCTCGTAAAAACTAAGAGTGGTAACCATAATGAGAAAACTAGAATCGGAGTTTCATTCGAGTATTCCATCAATAAGCCCGTTGGCTTTCCGAACTTTGTAGACGGCCCTACTTGGATGGAGCTATACAACGAGGCTTTGATTTCAAGAAATCCTACTGCAAATCCTAGATTCTCTGAGGAAACTATTAACAATACTAGAAATGGTGTAAACCCTTATGTGTACCCAAATGTGAATTGGAAAGATGTATTATTCCGTGATTTCTCTATGGGGCAAAAGGCTAATATAAATATTCAGGGGGGGGTAATAAGACAACCTACTATATGA
- a CDS encoding metal-dependent hydrolase: protein MKIQFLGHACLLIETEDKKILVDPFISGNPKNDTIKVEEIKTDYILLTHAHQDHVLDAEEIAKNNDALIISNAEIATYYGKMGLKSHGMNTGGSHQFDFGTLTSTIAFHSSSFADGTYGGNPNGYILKAGDTQIYIAGDTALTYEMIHLAELYGAMDLAVLPIGDNYTMDALQASYAADYVEAKRVLGYHYDTFPAIEIDHAKAKEIFNKKNLNLELLEIGENIVV from the coding sequence ATGAAAATACAATTTTTAGGACACGCATGTTTACTAATTGAAACCGAAGACAAAAAAATATTGGTAGACCCGTTTATTTCAGGAAATCCCAAAAATGATACAATTAAAGTAGAAGAAATCAAAACCGATTATATTCTACTCACCCATGCACACCAAGATCATGTGCTCGATGCGGAAGAAATTGCCAAAAACAATGATGCTCTGATTATATCAAACGCAGAAATTGCCACTTACTATGGAAAAATGGGGCTAAAATCTCACGGAATGAATACTGGCGGTAGCCATCAATTTGATTTTGGGACACTTACCTCTACAATTGCCTTTCACTCAAGCTCTTTTGCTGATGGCACCTATGGAGGCAACCCCAATGGGTATATATTAAAGGCTGGCGATACGCAGATTTACATTGCAGGCGACACGGCGCTCACCTATGAGATGATACACCTTGCTGAGCTATATGGTGCAATGGACTTGGCCGTGCTGCCCATTGGCGATAATTATACTATGGATGCCTTACAAGCAAGCTATGCAGCTGATTATGTGGAGGCTAAACGGGTGCTAGGCTATCATTATGACACTTTCCCTGCCATAGAGATTGACCACGCAAAAGCCAAAGAAATTTTTAACAAAAAGAATTTAAACTTAGAGCTGCTTGAAATTGGAGAGAATATAGTAGTGTAG
- a CDS encoding glucose-1-phosphate adenylyltransferase gives MKENQRILALILGGGRGTRLQPLTSERSKPAVPLAGKYRLVDIPISNCLNSGINRIFVLTQFNSASLNRHIKNSYSFDLFSKGFVDILAAEQTDDNGDWYQGTADAVRQSLQHYKKIDYDYMLILSGDQLYQMDFQDMLRKHIESNAELSIATIPVNASDATGFGIMKTNETNQITSFIEKPDVEELKNWTSDTGKEMQAKGRDYLASMGIYLFNKNVLNKLLEENEGTDFGKHIIPGSIENHKVLSYQFEGYWTDIGTIKSFHEANLDLASHLPSFNLYDNTNQIYTHARMLPPAKVEGTSLERVVLSEGSIVHASRLENCVIGIRTRIGKGTTITDSYIMGGDYYESLEQIEENKRKKIPPIGIGERCFINNAIIDKNVRIGNDVRINGHKGLKDSETNEYKVVDGIVVVKKGAILPDGFSI, from the coding sequence ATGAAAGAAAATCAAAGAATTTTGGCACTGATCCTAGGAGGAGGACGAGGCACCAGATTGCAGCCACTCACAAGCGAACGCTCTAAGCCTGCCGTGCCGCTTGCAGGAAAATACCGATTGGTAGACATTCCAATTTCTAACTGTTTAAATTCTGGTATCAACCGAATTTTTGTGCTCACCCAGTTTAACTCTGCTTCGCTGAACCGCCACATCAAGAACAGCTATAGTTTTGATTTATTCAGCAAAGGATTTGTGGATATTTTGGCAGCTGAGCAAACCGATGATAATGGAGATTGGTACCAAGGAACTGCAGATGCGGTGAGACAAAGCTTGCAACATTATAAGAAAATAGATTACGACTATATGCTCATTCTTTCTGGAGACCAATTGTACCAAATGGATTTCCAAGATATGCTTAGAAAACATATCGAGAGCAATGCTGAATTGAGTATCGCTACGATTCCAGTAAATGCAAGCGACGCTACTGGTTTTGGTATCATGAAAACCAACGAGACTAATCAAATTACCTCTTTCATCGAAAAACCAGACGTAGAGGAATTAAAAAACTGGACTTCTGATACTGGAAAAGAAATGCAGGCTAAAGGTAGAGATTACTTAGCTTCTATGGGGATTTATTTATTCAATAAAAATGTACTAAATAAATTGTTGGAAGAAAATGAAGGTACAGACTTTGGAAAACACATCATTCCAGGAAGTATTGAAAATCATAAAGTGCTCAGCTACCAATTTGAAGGCTACTGGACAGATATAGGAACTATCAAATCCTTCCATGAGGCAAATTTGGACTTAGCCAGCCATTTACCTTCATTTAATTTATATGATAATACCAATCAGATTTACACCCACGCCAGAATGTTGCCACCTGCCAAGGTAGAAGGCACTTCGCTGGAAAGAGTAGTATTATCCGAGGGCTCTATCGTGCACGCAAGTCGTTTGGAAAACTGCGTAATCGGTATACGCACACGCATTGGCAAAGGCACTACCATCACCGATTCCTACATCATGGGCGGCGATTATTACGAGTCCCTAGAACAAATCGAAGAAAATAAACGCAAAAAAATCCCACCAATTGGTATAGGAGAAAGATGTTTTATAAACAATGCAATTATAGATAAAAATGTGAGAATTGGAAACGATGTTCGCATCAATGGACACAAAGGGCTTAAAGACAGCGAAACCAATGAATACAAAGTTGTAGATGGTATTGTGGTAGTGAAGAAAGGAGCCATCTTACCAGATGGATTCAGCATATAA